DNA sequence from the Streptomyces sp. HUAS 15-9 genome:
CGCTCGGCAAGGTTCTGCTGGCCTTCGGGACCGCCCCCCTGGAGTCGGTGCTCGAATTCGGTCTCGAGACCTACACACGGCACACGATCGTCGACCCGGAGCAGCTCTCCCGGGCGCTCGCCGAGATCCGGGAACTCGGCTGGGCCGCCGAGGTCCAGGAAATGAGCATGGGCGAGGCCGGCGTCGCCTCACCGATCCGAGGGCACGGAGGTCTCGTCGTGGGCGCCATCGGACTGTCCGGCCCGGTCGAGCGGATCTGCGACAGCCAGGGCCGTCCCCTCCCGAACCTGATCACCCTGCTCCGTGAGGCCGCACGGGCGATCTCCAGAGACCTGGGCGCAGCTCGCTGGTAGCCACCGCCTCTTCGACACATCGGAAGGCAGAGCTGATCATGGTTGAACGGTATGTAATGTCCATCGATCAGGGCACCACCTCCACTCGATGCATTCTGTTCGACCAGCAGGGGCGGCTGGTGACGGTCGCGCAGCGTGAGCACCAGCAGCACTTCCCCAAGCCCGGATGGGTCGAGCACGACGCCCTGGAGATCTGGCGCAATCTGCAGCGCATCGTGCCCGAGGCCCTGTCCGGCACCGGAATGGGAGCGAAGGACGTCGCCTCGATCGGCATCGCCAACCAGCGGGAGACGACGGTGCTCTGGGACCGGCGCACGGGTGCACCGTTGGACAGGGCCATCGTCTGGCAGGACGTCCGCACGGCACCGCTCGTCGAGGAACTCGGCCGGCGCCCCGGCGAGGAGTTCTTCGTGGAGCGCTGCGGTCTGCCCCCCTCGACCTACTTTTCCGCACTGCGGCTCCGCTGGCTGTTCGACCACGTCGACGGGCTCGAACAGCGTGCCAGGGACGGCGAGGTGCTCTTCGGCACGATGGAGACCTGGCTCATCTGGAACCTCACCGGGGGAACGGAGGGCGGACTGCACATCACCGACCCCACCAACGCCAGCCGCACCATGCTGATGAACATCCGTACGCTCACCTGGGACGAGGAACTGCTGGAGTTCTTCCGGGTGCCCCGCGCGATGCTGCCCGAGATCCGGTCGTCCGCCGAACGCTACGGCGCTGCCCGCCTGGTGCTCCCGGGCGTTCCCATCACCGCCGCCCTCGGCGACCAGCAGGCCGCCCTGTTCGGCCAGACGTGCTTCTCCCCGGGAGAGGTGAAGTGCACCTACGGCACCGGCAGCTTCCTGCTGCTCAACACCGGTACCGATGTCGTGCGGTCCCGCAACGGGCTCCTCACGACGGTGGGTTACAAGATCGGAGACCAGGCCCCCGTCTACGCCTTGGAGGGCTCGATCGCCGTCACCGGCTCGCTGGTCCAGTGGTTCCGGGACCGCCTGGGCCTGATCAGCAGCGCCCCGGAGATCGAGACCCTCGCACGCACGGTCGAGGACAACGGCGGCTGCTACATCGTCCCCGCGTTCTCCGGCCTGTTCGCACCTCACTGGCGCAGCGACGCGCGCGGTGTCATCGTCGGCCTCACGTCGTACATCACCAGGGGACACCTGGCCCGAGCCGTCCTGGAGGCGACCGGCTGGCA
Encoded proteins:
- the glpK gene encoding glycerol kinase GlpK gives rise to the protein MVERYVMSIDQGTTSTRCILFDQQGRLVTVAQREHQQHFPKPGWVEHDALEIWRNLQRIVPEALSGTGMGAKDVASIGIANQRETTVLWDRRTGAPLDRAIVWQDVRTAPLVEELGRRPGEEFFVERCGLPPSTYFSALRLRWLFDHVDGLEQRARDGEVLFGTMETWLIWNLTGGTEGGLHITDPTNASRTMLMNIRTLTWDEELLEFFRVPRAMLPEIRSSAERYGAARLVLPGVPITAALGDQQAALFGQTCFSPGEVKCTYGTGSFLLLNTGTDVVRSRNGLLTTVGYKIGDQAPVYALEGSIAVTGSLVQWFRDRLGLISSAPEIETLARTVEDNGGCYIVPAFSGLFAPHWRSDARGVIVGLTSYITRGHLARAVLEATGWQTREVVDAMNADFSVPLKQLKVDGGMTADNLLMQFVADVLDVPVVRPMVAETVSLGAAYAAGLAAGYWSDLEVLRRHWHRAAQWLPDMDPERREREYADWKRAVERSLGWVRSSESP